The following coding sequences lie in one Delphinus delphis chromosome 9, mDelDel1.2, whole genome shotgun sequence genomic window:
- the GGCT gene encoding gamma-glutamylcyclotransferase isoform X1, translated as MLVLASLSCYRSLVRAGVRWDMANSGGEDLRSQEGENFLYFAYGSNLLTERIHLRNPSAVFCSVARLQDFKLDFGNPQGKTSETWHGGIATIFESPGDEVWGVVWKMNKSNLSSLDKQEGVKSGMYVPIEVNVSTQEGKEITCRSYQMTNYERVPPSPQYKKVICLGAKENGLPPDYQKKLNAIEPNDYKGKVSEEIEDIIKKGEAKTH; from the exons ATGCTCGTCCTCGCCTCACTCTCCTGCTACAGATCCCTGGTCCGTGCAGGCGTCCGGTGGGACATGGCGAACTCAGGCGGCGAGGACCTCCGGAGCCAGGAAGGGGAGAATTTTCTCTACTTCGCCTATGGCAGCAACCTGCTGACGGAGCGGATCCACCTCCGAAACCCCTCGGCCGTGTTCTGCAGCGTGGCCCGCCTGCAG GATTTTAAGCTTGACTTTGGCAATCCCCAAGGCAAAACTAGTGAAACTTGGCATGGAGGTATAGCCACCATTTTTGAAAGTCCTGGCGATGAAGTATGGGGAGTAGTATGGAAAATGAACAAAAGCAATTTAAGTTCTCTAGATAA GCAAGAAGGGGTTAAAAGTGGAATGTATGTCCCAATAGAAGTTAATGTTTCTactcaagaaggaaaagaaataacctGTCGAAGTTATCAGATGACAAATTATGAGCGTGTTCCCCCATCACCCCAGTATAAAAAG GTGATTTGCCTGGGTGCAAAAGAGAATGGTTTGCCACCGGACTATCAAAAGAAGTTAAACGCAATAGAACCAAATGACTACAAAGGAAAGGTCTCAGAAGAAATTGAAGACATTATCAAAAAGGGGGAAGCAAAAACTCATTAG
- the GGCT gene encoding gamma-glutamylcyclotransferase isoform X2 encodes MANSGGEDLRSQEGENFLYFAYGSNLLTERIHLRNPSAVFCSVARLQDFKLDFGNPQGKTSETWHGGIATIFESPGDEVWGVVWKMNKSNLSSLDKQEGVKSGMYVPIEVNVSTQEGKEITCRSYQMTNYERVPPSPQYKKVICLGAKENGLPPDYQKKLNAIEPNDYKGKVSEEIEDIIKKGEAKTH; translated from the exons ATGGCGAACTCAGGCGGCGAGGACCTCCGGAGCCAGGAAGGGGAGAATTTTCTCTACTTCGCCTATGGCAGCAACCTGCTGACGGAGCGGATCCACCTCCGAAACCCCTCGGCCGTGTTCTGCAGCGTGGCCCGCCTGCAG GATTTTAAGCTTGACTTTGGCAATCCCCAAGGCAAAACTAGTGAAACTTGGCATGGAGGTATAGCCACCATTTTTGAAAGTCCTGGCGATGAAGTATGGGGAGTAGTATGGAAAATGAACAAAAGCAATTTAAGTTCTCTAGATAA GCAAGAAGGGGTTAAAAGTGGAATGTATGTCCCAATAGAAGTTAATGTTTCTactcaagaaggaaaagaaataacctGTCGAAGTTATCAGATGACAAATTATGAGCGTGTTCCCCCATCACCCCAGTATAAAAAG GTGATTTGCCTGGGTGCAAAAGAGAATGGTTTGCCACCGGACTATCAAAAGAAGTTAAACGCAATAGAACCAAATGACTACAAAGGAAAGGTCTCAGAAGAAATTGAAGACATTATCAAAAAGGGGGAAGCAAAAACTCATTAG